A window of the Dickeya dianthicola NCPPB 453 genome harbors these coding sequences:
- the cas1f gene encoding type I-F CRISPR-associated endonuclease Cas1f — protein MDNVFSPSDLKTILHSKRANIYYLQHCRILVNGGRVEYVTEEGNQSLYWNIPIANTSVVMLGTGTSVTQAAMREFARAGVMVGFCGGGGTPLFAANEAEVAVSWLSPQSEYRPTGYLQDWVSFWFHEEQRLAAAIAFQQARIGQIRLHWLGGRLSRESRFTIKPEHVEALLNRYQQGLANCRTSNDVLVQEAMMTKALYRLAANAVSYGEFTRAKRGGGTDLANRFLDHGNYLAYGLAAVALWVLGLPHGLAVLHGKTRRGGLVFDVADLIKDALILPQAFIAAMEGEDEQEFRQRCLTSFRQAEALDVMIDSLQQVAQQRSQVAKTGSQEAQ, from the coding sequence ATGGATAACGTATTTAGCCCGTCGGATTTAAAAACTATTCTGCATTCCAAACGCGCCAATATTTATTATCTTCAGCATTGCCGTATTTTGGTGAATGGCGGGCGGGTGGAATATGTCACCGAAGAAGGAAATCAGTCGTTGTACTGGAATATCCCGATTGCCAATACCAGCGTGGTGATGCTCGGCACCGGCACCTCGGTCACGCAGGCGGCGATGCGGGAATTTGCCCGCGCCGGGGTGATGGTCGGGTTTTGCGGCGGCGGGGGAACGCCGCTGTTCGCCGCCAATGAGGCGGAGGTGGCGGTGTCGTGGCTGTCGCCGCAGAGTGAGTACCGCCCCACCGGCTATTTGCAGGATTGGGTCAGCTTCTGGTTTCACGAAGAGCAGCGGCTGGCGGCGGCGATTGCCTTTCAGCAGGCGCGCATCGGCCAGATTCGCCTGCACTGGCTGGGCGGAAGGCTGTCGCGCGAGTCGCGTTTCACCATCAAACCCGAGCATGTGGAAGCGCTGCTTAACCGCTATCAGCAAGGGCTGGCGAACTGCCGCACCAGTAACGATGTGCTGGTGCAGGAAGCGATGATGACCAAAGCGCTGTACCGGCTGGCGGCCAATGCGGTGAGTTACGGCGAGTTTACCCGCGCCAAACGCGGCGGCGGCACTGACCTGGCGAACCGTTTTCTCGACCACGGCAACTATCTGGCTTACGGGTTGGCGGCGGTGGCGTTATGGGTGCTGGGGTTGCCGCACGGGCTGGCGGTGCTGCACGGTAAAACTCGGCGCGGCGGGCTGGTGTTCGACGTGGCGGACCTGATTAAAGATGCGCTGATTCTGCCGCAAGCGTTTATCGCCGCGATGGAAGGGGAAGACGAGCAGGAATTTCGCCAGCGTTGCCTGACGTCGTTTCGCCAGGCCGAGGCGCTGGACGTGATGATCGACAGCCTGCAACAGGTGGCGCAGCAACGGAGTCAGGTAGCGAAAACCGGGAGTCAGGAGGCGCAATGA